A region of Desulforamulus hydrothermalis Lam5 = DSM 18033 DNA encodes the following proteins:
- the hemA gene encoding glutamyl-tRNA reductase encodes MLIAVIGVNHRTAPLEVREKLAFPEWGIKDWLCKLLSYPGIEGCAIVSTCNRTEIYIAPLELDTGMSSVWSFLSEKSGLDISEIKNYTFCHTLYDAIRHLFRVVSGLDSMILGETQILGQVKKAYELALAAQSTNVVLNTLFQQAITTGKRVRTETGIDQNPVSIPYAAVELAKQSLGSLQGRSVLVVGAGEMSELTVVHLVANGVTSVIVSNRSYDRAVQLAEKFNGSAVKFDRLFEYMNKADIVISSTAAQHYVIKYADMKQVTERRAGKTITMIDIAVPRDIDPAVRQLPGVNLYDVDHLQNVVDANLAERRQAAVQAEGIIEEELNEFMCWLSTRYVVPTISALKKLGEEIKQRELQRAFNRLGDLTERERKVIGSLANSIVNQLLHHPVIKLKQAALTPEGHLYIEIAQNIFNLNVEGKPLQRKKKVAACSATGWDKGITAVAADSRPSE; translated from the coding sequence ATGCTTATTGCGGTTATCGGCGTTAACCACCGCACAGCACCGCTGGAAGTGCGGGAGAAACTGGCTTTTCCGGAATGGGGAATTAAGGATTGGCTGTGCAAACTGTTATCCTACCCTGGTATAGAGGGATGTGCTATCGTTTCTACCTGCAATCGAACCGAGATTTATATTGCCCCGCTGGAGCTGGATACGGGTATGAGCTCCGTATGGTCATTCTTATCCGAAAAGTCTGGCCTGGATATATCTGAGATTAAAAACTACACTTTTTGTCATACTTTATATGATGCTATCCGTCACCTGTTCCGGGTAGTATCCGGCTTGGATTCCATGATCTTGGGGGAAACCCAAATTTTGGGCCAGGTAAAAAAGGCTTACGAGCTGGCTTTGGCGGCCCAAAGCACTAATGTGGTGCTTAATACTTTATTCCAACAGGCCATTACCACCGGCAAGCGAGTGAGGACAGAAACCGGTATTGACCAAAATCCGGTTTCCATCCCCTACGCAGCGGTAGAACTGGCTAAGCAAAGTTTGGGCTCGCTGCAGGGTCGTTCCGTGTTGGTGGTGGGGGCCGGCGAAATGAGCGAACTGACAGTTGTTCATTTAGTTGCCAACGGAGTCACCAGTGTGATTGTTTCTAATCGTTCATACGACCGGGCGGTGCAGCTGGCAGAAAAGTTTAACGGGTCGGCGGTTAAATTTGACCGGCTTTTTGAATATATGAATAAAGCAGATATTGTCATTTCCAGTACGGCAGCCCAACACTACGTGATAAAATATGCCGATATGAAGCAGGTTACGGAGCGCCGGGCCGGCAAAACCATTACGATGATAGATATTGCCGTCCCCCGGGATATTGATCCGGCAGTGCGTCAATTGCCGGGAGTTAATTTATATGATGTAGACCATTTGCAAAACGTGGTGGATGCTAATTTAGCCGAGCGAAGGCAGGCGGCCGTACAGGCAGAAGGAATTATTGAAGAAGAATTAAACGAATTTATGTGCTGGCTTTCTACCCGCTATGTTGTGCCGACCATCAGTGCTTTGAAAAAGCTGGGGGAAGAAATCAAGCAGCGAGAGTTGCAGCGAGCCTTTAACCGTTTGGGTGACTTAACAGAGCGGGAAAGAAAAGTTATTGGTTCCCTGGCAAATTCAATTGTCAATCAATTACTCCACCACCCGGTTATTAAATTAAAGCAAGCTGCTCTCACACCGGAAGGACATTTATATATCGAGATTGCCCAAAACATATTCAATTTAAATGTAGAAGGGAAGCCTTTGCAAAGAAAGAAAAAGGTAGCAGCCTGTTCCGCCACCGGTTGGGACAAGGGAATTACTGCAGTGGCGGCAGACAGCAGGCCGAGCGAATAA
- a CDS encoding bifunctional precorrin-2 dehydrogenase/sirohydrochlorin ferrochelatase, with the protein MLYPIFVKLAGRLCLVVGGGQVAERKVGSLLECGARVIVVSPEVTPAIKEWADQGKLELRRRAYHTSDLAGVFLVFAATNRSEINRQVTEDCLARNLAVNVADDPDACNFYVPSVIRRGKLAIAVSTGGASPALAARIRRLLERQFGPEYQEFMEILADVRSQVLQDVTDIEQRRKIFSHLVESDIIELLRNKEYDQVKERIKNAYCGYRR; encoded by the coding sequence ATGCTTTACCCTATTTTTGTTAAATTAGCCGGTCGGCTTTGTCTGGTGGTGGGCGGCGGCCAAGTGGCGGAACGGAAGGTCGGTTCGCTGCTGGAGTGCGGGGCCAGGGTAATAGTGGTGAGTCCGGAGGTTACCCCGGCCATTAAAGAATGGGCAGATCAGGGCAAATTGGAACTGCGCCGGCGAGCCTACCATACTTCTGACCTGGCAGGTGTTTTTCTGGTGTTTGCTGCCACCAACCGGTCAGAAATTAACCGGCAGGTGACTGAAGACTGTTTAGCCCGCAATCTGGCTGTCAATGTTGCGGATGATCCCGATGCTTGCAATTTTTATGTACCTTCAGTTATCCGGCGGGGCAAACTGGCCATAGCGGTTTCCACAGGCGGTGCCAGCCCGGCTTTGGCTGCCCGGATTAGGCGTCTGCTGGAACGGCAGTTTGGTCCCGAGTACCAGGAATTTATGGAAATACTGGCTGATGTGCGCAGTCAGGTGCTGCAGGATGTAACAGATATTGAGCAAAGAAGAAAGATCTTCAGTCACCTGGTGGAATCAGATATAATTGAGCTTTTAAGAAACAAGGAGTACGACCAGGTAAAGGAGCGCATTAAAAATGCTTATTGCGGTTATCGGCGTTAA